In the Streptomyces sp. 3214.6 genome, CGGCCGGTGCACGGCGAGCGAGAAGAGGGCGACGACGCAGGCACCGGACGAGGTGGTGGACAGGAAGCCGAGGGGGACCAGCAGGGTGGCCAGGCCGACGGGCCACCGGCGGCGCAGCCAGACCGCCGCGCAGGCGAGGGCGCCCAGGAGCTGGTCGGTGAGGGCGAAGGCGGGCGAGAGGTCGCGTTCGCCGGGGAAGGAGTCCGCGACCGTCAGGCCGACGGCGACGGCCAGCAGGAAGCAGCAGAAGTCGACGACCCAGTCGCGGGCGGTGCGCCGGTGCGGTCGGCCGGGCCGCGTCGCGTCCGGGTCGAGCGCCGAGACCAGGGCGGACGGCAGCAGCCATCGGCGTCCGGTGAACCCGGGCGTCGCCCGTGCCGCGTCGTCCGCGGCATCCGTGTCGTCGTATGCCCTCATGGTCGACAAATCTACGCAGCGCAGGTCCGTGCCACCTCCCCGCGGACGGGATCCGCTGCCGAAGGGAGACGACCGTCGACCGAAGTCGTGCCGCCGGCTACTTTCGGCGGCGCCGGACCGCCGGACCGGGGCCTTCCGTCGGACGGGTCTCACCTCACGGCCGATGGCCTGCGTGGGTGCTCTGGGGCGAGGGTCCTGGACATGAAGGAACTGCTGGAAGTGATCGGTTTTCTCGCCCTGGTGCAGGGTGTGCTGGGCCTGGTGCACGAGTTCAGCGACTGGCGGGTGGGCCTCGTGCAGCGGATCGGTTTGCTGGACGGCTACGAGGTCTACGCCAGCGCCGCGCTCATCGTCCTGGCGTTCGCCCTGTTCGCGGCGGCGGAGAGCCGGGGGTCCGACTGAGTGGGGGGAGTCGGACCTCCGGCCGGTCGCACCGTTCCTCGACGGTCAGCCCTTGATCGCCCGACGGCTCAGCAGCCGTAGTTGATCAGGTTGAACGTGGCGTAGTGGTCCGCGGTGTAGTAGTCCTCGTCGGTCTTCTTCCCGGTCACGATGCGGCGCGCTCCGCGCGTCGACGACCCGGGGGTCTTCACCGTGTACTCGTGGTAGTAGCCGGTCGACTGCGAGGGCAGCACGCCCTCCCGGTTCTGGAAGACCGAGCCGTCCTGCGAGTACGGGAACGGCCCGCCCTGCTCGATCAGCTCGAGCGTGTCGTACGCCTGGGACGGCAGCCTGCTGTAGCAGACACTGCCGACCGCGGCGTTGGCCGTGGTGGCGGAGACGGTGCCGCCGACCAGAAGGGCGGACAGGACGGCGGCCGAGGCGCCTATGCGGGTGATGCGTGGGGGGAATCTCATGCCCTCATGATGACGCGCGTAGACAGTGACATGTCAATGACAACTCCGAGGATTTTCCCGGCAAGTCCGATGAGTTTTCGGGAAGTTAACCTGCGGCTAGCCGTTGTCCGGGAGTTCGTACGAGCCGTAGCTCGGACGGCCCTGAAGGTCGTACGTCTGGATGGAGACGCCCGCCGCGGTGATCAGGCCGCCGGTGTGCCGGAACGCGGTGGGCAGGGCCCCCTCGGCGAACAGCCGCAGGCCGGAACCGAGCACGACCGGGAACGTCAGCAGGTGCACGGTGTCCACGAGGTCCAGCGCGAGCAGCGACCGGACCAGGGCGCCGCTGCCGTGGATCTGGAGCTCACCGTCGGTGCGCTCCTTGAGGGCGGTGACCTCCTGGGCGAGGGCGTCGCCGCGGATCACGGTGGTGCCAGTCCAGGCTGGGTCGGTGAGGGTCGTGGAGGCCACGTACTTCGGCAGTGCGTTCAGCTTGCCCGCGACCGGGTCGCCCGGGTCGGTGACCTTCGGCCAGAAACCGGCGAAGATCTCGTAGGTGCGCCGGCCGAGCAGGAACGCGCCGACGTGGTCGAAGACCCCGGAGACGAACCGGCCGAAGTCCTCGTCCCCGTACGGGAAGCTCCAGCCGCCGTGCTCGAAACCGCCGCGGGTGTCCTCGTCACGGCCGCCGGGGGCCTGGTAGACGCCGTCGAGGGTGACGAAGATGGTGGAGACCAGCTTGCCCATGACGCGTGCCTGCTTTCTTCAGTGAGTTCTGCTGTCATCACCTCAGACCCCACCGCGGCCCGCAACTCATCGGTTCAGCCCGCGTTCGTCGAGAACAGTCCGCCCGTAGGCCCCTGCTTGTCGCCGCCCTGGGCCTTCTTCAGGGCGTTGGCGAGGCTCTCGATGGTGAGGGACTGCAGGATGACCCGGCCGTTGCCCTCCAGGGTGGCCAGGGACAGGCCCTCGCCGCCGAACACGGCGTTCATGATCCCCTGGCGGTTGAGCCCGCCGACGCGCTGGACGCCGTACCGGATGCCCTCCTCGAAGGCGACCACGCAGCCCGTGTCCACCTCGATACGGCCGCCGAAGTCGGCCGGGTCGAGGTCGATGAAGTTGCCGGCGCCCGCGATGATCACCGTGCCGCGGCCGGTGAACTTCTCGAGGATGAAGCCCTCGCCGCCCTTCATACCGGTGCGGCCGCCCTGGAAGGCGATGCCGAAGTCGACGGTGGACTCGGCGGCCACGAAGGCGTCCTTCTCCGCGAACCACGCGCGCGTGCCGTCCAGCTCCAGCGCCCGCATCTCGCCGGGGAGCACGCCCGCGAAGCCGACCGTGCCCTCGCCGCCCTGCGCGGTGAAGTACTGGAACGCCAGCGACTCACCCGCGAGGGCACGCTGGCCGACCTGCATGGCCGTGCCCATGGCCTGACGGAGCATGCCGCCCATGCCACCGCCGCCGCTCTGGGGCTGCTGGCCGCCGCCACCGCCGGACGGGCCGCCCAGGCGGGTCTCCATGGTCACGTTCGTGGTCTTGAACAGGAACTTTCCGGCCTCGCAGTACACGGTCTGGCCGGGGTGCAGGCTGACGACCGCCATCTGCATGGCGTTGCCGACGATCTCTTGCTGAAGGGTCACGAGGGGAGAACGCCGGGGGCGGAGGAAAGAGTTCCGGCCTGCGCGCTTTCGGCCACCGGCTCCGTCGGCTCCTCGACCTCGGTGTCCGTTCGCCGCCAGCACGGCGGGGCACCGGCCGCTGGGATGGACCCATGACAACGACCTACGGAACTCTCGACGGCAAGGTGGCACTGGTGACCGGCGGCAGCCGCGGCATCGGGGCGGCGACGGCCCTGCGGCTCGCCCAGGAAGGCGCGGACGTGGCGCTGACGTACGTGAACGGCAAGGAGGCCGCCGCGGACGTCGTAGCGGCGGTTCAGGCGCTGGGGCGGCGGGCGGTGGCACTGCGCGCGGACTCGGCGGACCCGGCGGAGGCGGCCGGGGCGGTGGACCGTGCGGTGGAGGCGCTGGGCGGCCTCGACGTGCTGGTGAACAACGCGGGCGTCGGCGTCCTCGGTCCGCTGGCGGAGCTCGCCCTCCCGGACGTGGACCGGGTGCTGGCCGTGAACGTGCGCGGGGTGTTCCTGGCCTCCCAGGCGGCGGCCGGGCGGATGCCGGCCGGCGGGCGGATCATCACGATCGGCACCTGCATGACCCAGCGGGTGCCCGGCCCCGGCGGAACGCTGTACGCGATGAGCAAGTCGGCCCTGGTGGGACTGACCAAGGCGCTGGCCAGGGAGCTGGGCCCGCGCGGGATCACCGCGAACCTCGTCCACCCCGGCCCGATCGACACCGACATGAACCCGGCGGACGGCCCGTACGCGGCCGGTCAGGCGACGATGACCGCGCTGGGCCGCTTCGGGACGGCGCAGGAGGTGGCGGCGACGGTCGCGCACCTGGCGGGGGCCGCCTACGTCACGGGCGCCGAGTTCGCCGTGGACGGCGGGCACGCGGCGTGAGTGAGGGAGTGCGGGAGTGCCTGACCGTCAGGCCAGGGCCTCGCGGACCCGGTGCAGATAGCTGAAGTCGTGGTCCTCGCGGGCCCGGGCCAGGGGGCGGATCTCGCGGGTGGCCACGTTCAGCGCGATGCCGCCGACCGCCCCCAGGACCCAGCCGAGGCCCGGCCGGACCACCTCGCCGGCGGCGGCCGTGAGGCCCACGGTCACCATCACGGACCGTTCCACCCAGGCCATCCGGCTGCTCCTGGCGGCCGCGCGGTAGTCCGCGACGGACTCGTCGATCTCGCGCCGCAGCTGGGCCAGGACGTCAGCCGGGTGTGCGTAGTCGCGGCGGAGGTCGCCGAGCATCCGGTGCAGGGCCCGCATCAGCCGCTCCCGCTCGTCGCCGTAGCGGTCGCGGAAGGCGAGGACGTCGGCGGTGGGGGTGCCGGG is a window encoding:
- a CDS encoding ribonuclease domain-containing protein, which encodes MRFPPRITRIGASAAVLSALLVGGTVSATTANAAVGSVCYSRLPSQAYDTLELIEQGGPFPYSQDGSVFQNREGVLPSQSTGYYHEYTVKTPGSSTRGARRIVTGKKTDEDYYTADHYATFNLINYGC
- a CDS encoding dihydrofolate reductase family protein, yielding MGKLVSTIFVTLDGVYQAPGGRDEDTRGGFEHGGWSFPYGDEDFGRFVSGVFDHVGAFLLGRRTYEIFAGFWPKVTDPGDPVAGKLNALPKYVASTTLTDPAWTGTTVIRGDALAQEVTALKERTDGELQIHGSGALVRSLLALDLVDTVHLLTFPVVLGSGLRLFAEGALPTAFRHTGGLITAAGVSIQTYDLQGRPSYGSYELPDNG
- a CDS encoding AIM24 family protein yields the protein MTLQQEIVGNAMQMAVVSLHPGQTVYCEAGKFLFKTTNVTMETRLGGPSGGGGGQQPQSGGGGMGGMLRQAMGTAMQVGQRALAGESLAFQYFTAQGGEGTVGFAGVLPGEMRALELDGTRAWFAEKDAFVAAESTVDFGIAFQGGRTGMKGGEGFILEKFTGRGTVIIAGAGNFIDLDPADFGGRIEVDTGCVVAFEEGIRYGVQRVGGLNRQGIMNAVFGGEGLSLATLEGNGRVILQSLTIESLANALKKAQGGDKQGPTGGLFSTNAG
- a CDS encoding SDR family oxidoreductase, whose amino-acid sequence is MTTTYGTLDGKVALVTGGSRGIGAATALRLAQEGADVALTYVNGKEAAADVVAAVQALGRRAVALRADSADPAEAAGAVDRAVEALGGLDVLVNNAGVGVLGPLAELALPDVDRVLAVNVRGVFLASQAAAGRMPAGGRIITIGTCMTQRVPGPGGTLYAMSKSALVGLTKALARELGPRGITANLVHPGPIDTDMNPADGPYAAGQATMTALGRFGTAQEVAATVAHLAGAAYVTGAEFAVDGGHAA